GCGTAGATTTTAATGACTACGCAGAGGTTAAGAGTGAGAAACATAAGAACGCATTAGCTGTGACAATGCGCGTTGTTGTTGAAAGACAATGTCCTTGTTGGTCAAATAGTTAACGATAATAATCCCGAGGTATTGAATGCGTGCTATTACACAAACAAAGGTTGAGAAAAGATTGCTAATCATGAGGTCAAAACATGCTTTGTTCTCTGGAATATGAGTATATCCAGGGTTCTTCTTACCCATTGTGGTCATCAGCGGTGTAAGAGACCTTGCGGAAGGAACCATCAGGCTGCAGCAGAGAGTATTCTCCCTTCACGACATCACCATCGCGGCTTTCGTGCTGGGATTTGTGGTCACCGGTATGGGGATCCTCCACGGAGTAGGAGTAGTGGTATTTAGGATGGGCCTGTTAAGAAAAACAACAAATGTTAAAGTGTGATAATGCATCATcttaattaattgaaatatgcgtaatttataacataattgtaTAAAGGTATACTATACTTACGTATTCGTCATGTCCGTCATGATGAGAAGCGTAACCATGATGAGCAATTGGGGCGGCGTGAGCGATGGGAGCGGCATGGATCAAGGGAGCAGAGTGGATTAGGGGAGCAGAGTGAACCAGAGGGGCGGCGGCGTAGTGGCTATCATGGGCAAGGGATCCGTAGTGGGCACCATGGGTCAGGGGAGCGGCGTAGTGATCATCATGCCCATAGTGAGCATCATGAGCGATGGGCGCGTAATGGGCCTCAGGAGCGTAATGCGTGTCGTGATGAACCACATTGTGTTGAGAGGAGACGGAGTATCCATGCCCATGGCCAAGCAGGCCCGCCTGGGCCGCTGCCACCATCGCGCCGAAGGCTAAGACCTGGAAATTCACAAAATAGCTTATcactgtttaatttttttttaataagttttgcATTAGTATCCGTTAAATCGGCCTAGATTACAGGTGCCGTGACATTATTGACATTAACGCCTTTCGAAACTAAAATCAAGATATTACGTTCAAATTAATAGTTCAGGAAGGTTACTACTACACGTTTATCTTTAATGGTATCATTAAATTCTATTCAAGCCGAGACGGTAACCGCAACGGGTAGTGACCGTTGAAACCTTTAAACCAAATACTTGGTGACTTACTTTggtgaacattttttttggatAGTTGTGCGTGACTGACATACATTTGATAAGCAGCAGTGGTTTTTATAAGAAGTGTTGTGACCGGTGGGGCGCGGGGCCGAAAGCACTGCCGAGTCCCAAGACGCAAGGTCGTCGCGCTTTGTCTTGAGCTCGCGTGGTACATAACATACACTATCAACCGAATGATCATTCATTACTTAacgtaaatatgtatttacgcCCAAGATTATGCCTCGTTATTGTAGGTCAATGAGGTCTGAGAAAAGCTGCCGATCATTCGTTGTTTGCCTCTGGTTTACTTAGGTGGTATAAACGACATCGACGTGTGCTTCGCTGTAGTGTTTGTTTAGTGTGACTTAATGTGggatatataaaattaaagtgaaATGACAATATTCATATTTTCCTCTTTCGGCAATTAAGCTTTCAAGtgtaaaattatgaaatatatTGTCACAAAATTAATCCGGAGTATTTCAGCACAAATTTGCAGAAGTTTGTCTGAACACACATTGTCATGTGAACTGTTTTTATGATTTTCTTTATTGTTGTTGACAAATGTTTCTGTATATTGGTATACATGTGTTTGTACGGCGTCAATGGTGTCTTCATAAGTTCAgataaaatactttaatattGTGTTCAGTGAAATGAACCCAACTATCtacctaactaaataaatacaccggatttattttaaaacaacttgtatacgttttcttttaaaaacgaAAAGAATTTTCGGGTGCATAGGACACGATTTGAAATTTCGTTGGGCAAATATactgctaataaaaataaataacttgtaGCGGGTTTAAAAGAATactgttttttatattcctcaAAAGGGAAACACAAATGGTGCCACATTGAATAGAGATCTATCTTAGAGGTTTATCTTAGGAAGCAAAGTCCATCCAttctaaaaaaatcttaacttatGGGATCAAaagaaagtataaataaaaaagtattatttgttatttttataaattttcaatGACAAGTTCGGAAAAATCATCATTAACTATGGCCTTTTTACTTTAAGGTTCTTAAAATAAaagagcatttttttttgttacctccGTAGTTGTCTTCGCTACACGTGATCCGATTTACGAGTagattacctatttatttttggtcGACAGTATTATCTTTTATAGGTAGTtcatttaatcaaaatcggttccacagtttcaattttattaacgtttgttctaaaaaaaaaagaattatttattgttattctttTCTTAAATCAAAAAGCttactgtaaaaaaaagaaaaacggaaAAACAAGtatagtagtctagaactctgttaagttaCTTAAATGattatgtttttatgttttttatgttgctgattattatgttttttcatATTCGTACAGATACATGCAAGGTTATAATGATATTCATATTATTACCGTTCGCAACTGAGACAACTTATAGATTGAATTTAGCCCTATTGGGTTAAATTCATAATAGCCTATAATGTCTAAGCCTATTGATTGATTCGATAATTGATAATTTAAATGAAAGAGTGCAGTCAAAACACGATATAAGATTCATTGAAATATTGGAGGAAAATAAAGAGCAGTCATAGTCACAAGTTTTAATAAGGTCCATAGTTACCATTGGTTTAGCAATGATTAAGCACCTGCTCTTGGTTTCCTGTAACATAAGCAGTTGGCAAATATGGTGCAAAGTGCATGCTCATTCAACGCCCTTTTAGCCTTTAGCTATAAATACCAGAGCTAGGTATTCAATGAGTTTGACCTATTAAGCTGTCCTTTGAGTAGTTAGATTACGTTGAGCAGAAAGGTTATAATGTCGTTATTTGGAGGACCTCCACAAAATAACCCCTAAATCGCACTGGGATGCAATAAATAGGTAAACAGACAGGGATTCTACCATTTTAGcacaaaaaatctttattcattGAAGCTCTTATTCACGACTGTAGTCCCAGTCCAGAGGTGTTATCATTTATGACACCTCTTTCTCAGTCGCTCTctcaatgtatgtatgtatcctCTATTCGATTGTACCATAAcatatacaaacaaacacaagtgacaaattgaaaatacaaacttaaatatagatgcacagaaaaacccagaaaaataagaccatcactgggaatcgaacccaggtcctcggtattccgtaccgcgtgctataccgctacaccactgatggtcaacatcTGTATTTcatcatctatatttcagtttgtattttcaatttaggttttacgggatgaccgtaaaagtaaaaatttggaattgaaataaaaaatacaaaaagattccaaaaaccaatcttaatttgattgcttagtaacgacatctcttgtccgggtgagcggttagttccaatggagagccgaaaaaagtttctcgatgagggctacggtatagatgtcgctagcgtcactgctcaagtggctaaaataagaaacaaacaagctgagatatgaggtgcataggagaaattcgtgtctgtaccgttgaccatcattggtgtagcggtatagcacgcggtacggaataccgaggacctgggttcgattcccagtgatggtcttattttgaccatcagtggtgtagcggtatagcacgcggtacggaataccgaggacctgggttcgattcccagtgatggtcttatttttctgggtttttctgtgcatctatatttcagtttgtattttcaatttaggttttacgggatgaccgtaaaagtaaaaatttgaaattgaaataaaaaatacaaaaagattccaaaaaaacaatctttacaagtgacaaacgttgagatacatgtacGAAGGCGAACTTAACCCAATTTGACGCCATCGTACATTTGTCCGTTAAATATACCAGTTAGTAAATGTGCTATGTTAAAACCCAAGTTTCGTAGCAATAGATTACAGTTTCGGTAAATTATGATATAGCTTTAAATATACTGTAAGTAGATAGTTACCTACTTAGCAGGtctatacctacatttttttacatttagttagGTATCCAGCCCAGATTATGTGCATATTTTTGAATTCCTTAAAACGTGCAACTCACGCTGTGGAATACTCTTGAAACGTTGTAAATTTCTAAGTAAATGTGTAATAGTTGtgatattgtaaaatttatgaCGTTACGTGATGAAATTACGCGAGACTTCAAAAATGTGGCGAAGAGGGTCACAGCATGGCTTAATTATAACTGCATCTAATTGCCTTCAACACACTAATTCCCAACATCATTCATCTTTTATTACATAGATAGGAACCGCTCGTACATTGTTTGTTTACGTTCTTAGTCCCAtatcaattttaattataagCATCACTTTAAGCGCCTGGGTAGGCAGTGTTTAGGTAAATGTACTCGTATTAAGTTCAAT
This Choristoneura fumiferana chromosome 12, NRCan_CFum_1, whole genome shotgun sequence DNA region includes the following protein-coding sequences:
- the LOC141433462 gene encoding uncharacterized protein, which translates into the protein MSVTHNYPKKMFTKVLAFGAMVAAAQAGLLGHGHGYSVSSQHNVVHHDTHYAPEAHYAPIAHDAHYGHDDHYAAPLTHGAHYGSLAHDSHYAAAPLVHSAPLIHSAPLIHAAPIAHAAPIAHHGYASHHDGHDEYAHPKYHYSYSVEDPHTGDHKSQHESRDGDVVKGEYSLLQPDGSFRKVSYTADDHNGFNAVVHNSGPSHHVYSSQHHHY